agcggtgatgtcactgatgtaatatatcccctatatgtggagagcggtgatgtcactgatgtaatatatcattatatgtggagagcggtgatgtcactgatgtaatatatcattatatgtggagagcagtgatgtcactgatgtaatatatcccctatatgtggagagcggtgatgtcactgatgtaatatatcacctatatgtggagagcggtgatgtcactgatgtaatatatcacctatatgtggagagcggtgatgtcactgatgtaatatataacctatatgtggagagcggtgatgtcactgatgtaatatatcacctatatgtggagagcggtgatgtcactgatgtaatatatcccctatatgtggagagcggtgatgtcactgatgtaatatatcattatatgtggagagcggtgatgtcacagtaaatgctTGCAGTGTCGTTATCTCCTTTTATTTCTGCTCCTTCAGGTGGTGGCCGGGTTCAATCGCCTCAGGCAAGAACAGAGAGGGTTAGCATCCAAGGCGGCGGAGCTGGAGATGGAGTTGAATGAGCACACGTGAGTACAGTAGACATATCTCGGTGATGTcaccagtgaatggagaggtggcattCTCAATGAAGTCACCGTGTGTCTGTTGACTTCAGTTGACCCTTTGTTTCCCTGCTCCGCAGACTGGTGATTGACACTCTGAAGGACGTGGATCAGAGCAGGAAGTGTTATCGTATGGTCGGAGGGGTGCTGGTGGAGCGGACAGTGAAGGAAGTTCTTCCAGCTTTAGAGAACAATAAGGAACAGGTAAGGATCATTGTCCTCCTCGTCTCCGACCTGCTGGGCTTTGTGGTCTCACAGATCATTATTAGCAGTAACTGTAATCAATCTCACGGCAGATCAATAATATCATTGAGACGCTGAGCACACAGCTGCAGGCCAAGGGGCGCGAGCTGAACGAGTACCGGGAAAAACATAACATCCGTCTCATGGGCGAGGATGACCAGAAGCCACCCAAGGAGAACGGAGATGGACCTGGGAGCAAACAAAGCTCTGCTGGCGTCTTGGTGTCCTGATCTCCCCTCGTATCGGCCATCTTTATGTCTTATTTAATGGAGGACAGATCGGAGACCTTCTGCTGGGAACGCTGACTCTTGCCTCCAATCTGTGCTCTTCACAAATCGGGTCACTTTTCATCGAAGCCATCAGATTCAGAACGATCCATGGGGTTCACGTTGGGCATGTcaactgtttctttttttttttttttttcctttgttaaATAAAGTTATTTGTTGTTCCGGTTACAGGATGTCTATACTTTATTATCCCTGCATTAAACACTCATCAACCTAAACAGTCGAGGGTTGGTCCAAAACTAGCCTGGAATGGTAAGGAGGACAGAGATCCTGGTAGAACCTCCTGCAGATAACAGCAGCTCCACAATGAGAATCGGCAGCTCCGGGGCTTCTTGCCCTGGTGGCTGGGGTAGGTTATTTCGTTGACTAATCTTCAAGGCTACCTCTAAGGTGTCCTGTGTATTTGGCATCTGTTATCTtctcaggtaagtgacgcacatgcATCCACATGATGTAAGGCGGTTCCTCAGACTCTGATGCTCCTGTGCCCATTGTAGGTCCTGTAGAGATGGGCAGAGGTCAGCATGTGCACTAGGGCTGCCGCTAACGATTATTTGCCGATtcatttctacgattaatcgggaaaaatgacaaaattacaaaacaaagcggtttatatgattttacttgaaaaattatgttcaaaggccatattaaaacaaattgtggatggcactgttatggggggatctgtggacaacactattatggggaggatctgtgggtggcgcagttatggagagggggatatgtgcactgttatgggcataacagtgcacagatccccccctccccatagcagtgccatagacagatttccccctccccgtagcagtgccatagacagatttccccctccccgtagcagtgccatagacagatttccccctccccgtagcagtgccatagacagatttccccctccccgtagcagtgccatagacagatttccccctccccgtagcagtgccatagacagatttccccctccccgtagcagtgccatagacagatttccccctccccgtagcagtgccatagacagatttccccctccccgtagcagtgccatagacagatttccccctccccgtagcagtgccatagacagatttccccctccccgtagcagtgccatagacagatttccccctccccgtagcagtgccatagacagatttccccctccccgtagcagtgccatagacagatttccccctccccgtagcagtgccatagacagatttccccctccccgtagcagtgccatagacagatttccccctccccgTAGCAGCCCCGGCcctgctgctcacagcagactaatcactcactgcatctttattttaccttacaatcgtgacgctccagtaacaactaacaggcagagcggacggcggcgtaacttcacttactcatgtgacgcactgctccgcccactta
This region of Bufo gargarizans isolate SCDJY-AF-19 chromosome 11, ASM1485885v1, whole genome shotgun sequence genomic DNA includes:
- the PFDN2 gene encoding prefoldin subunit 2, whose amino-acid sequence is MASAAAKQIAAEQVVAGFNRLRQEQRGLASKAAELEMELNEHTLVIDTLKDVDQSRKCYRMVGGVLVERTVKEVLPALENNKEQINNIIETLSTQLQAKGRELNEYREKHNIRLMGEDDQKPPKENGDGPGSKQSSAGVLVS